The region CTTCCTCTTTGCCTTTCCTGATCTACCACGTATTAACAGATGAGCCCTTCAGAAATGTAACATTTGATGAATATAAGGACAAATATGTGTGCTTGGACCTATTCCCCTTGGACACGGCTAGGCTTTCTTATACCACAACACTTTTGGTGATTCAGTACTTTGGACCactttgttttatatttatttgctaCCTGAAGGTAAGATAGAAATCCTCTTGGAATATGTACTTCATTCTATCTGATGTCTGTTTATCCTTGCAAAGATGACAGCAGTAGGTTAATTTATCCCATGTGTTTCTCTTTGTTGAATTTCCTGCAGATATACATACGGTTAAAAAAGAGGAACAACATGATGGACAAGATGAGAGACAGTAAGTACAGATCCTCTGAAACCAAAAGGATCAACATCATGCTGATATCAATAGTGGTCGCATTTGCAGTTTGCTGGCTGCCTCTCACCATCTTCAACATCGTGTTTGATTGGAATCATGAAATTCTGCCTGTTGCTACCTGCAGCCACAACCTGTTGTTCCTGATTTGCCACCTCACTGCCATGATTTCCACCTGCGTGAATCCCATCTTCTATGGGTTTCTCAATAAGAACTTCCAAAGGGAcctgcagtttttttttcatttttgtcatttcCACTCCCGTGAGGAGGATTATGAGACTATAGCCATGTCCACCATGCACACAGATGTCTCAAAAACCTCTTTAAAGCAGGCAAGCCccatcacatttaaaaaaataagtagtGATGACGATGAAAGAATATaaagaagtaataaaaattCTACACCAAACTGCAAGAAGTGTGATTGCAGGTGAAGTGTGTCCAAGGACAAGCACAATTACATAACGAGTACAAAAAGGgtaatgtttttcttccttttgcaagGAACTTTGATTGTTGTCACTTTGAAATTATGCGCTGTGCATTTTTGCCCCTTTTACTGCTTTAATGTTCACAAAAGTTATATCTGAATTTTATTATAAGACATAGTCAGACCTGCTACTACCTATGGTTTTCATCAGCcgtttttgttctgttttctttgtacAGTTCTGCACTTCAGCACAAAGGTTTacttattgattttttttcaaagaagcaGTTTTCAGGAGTGTCCATTTAAGACCATTAGAAACAATATGAACCACAGGGACACTGTCATTACAAAGGatattcacaaaaaaaataaaattaggaaattCTGATTTGAAGAGgaccttttttgtttttttttttaacttcatctTTGATCGACATTAAAGTCCTGTAAAATCAGTGTAGGTAtgcaaaaaaaagaattatgtaCAACCTGTAGAATATGTTTAAATGGGGACATACAGTTGTCTCATTCAAAGAGGCAATTCGGGCTGTAATCACTTAGTTTCAAAGACgggatgaagaaagaaattctgttcTCATTTATAAGAATAAAACCCTACAGTAATTCCACAGAGCACAATGGGATAACTGATGCTTCAGcacagcaaatgaaaacataaatggGGCTTCAGTCCCAAATGATTACAGCTGGTTTTAATAACACtggctttttaatttataaaatccAAACCCCATTTTCATCTGGCATCACTGACAGGAGTTACTGTTTCTGGGATGAAATGCACCATCTGTTCTGAGCCTGTGAACCGTGTACATTCTCCTGGAGACCCATGTCCAGAATCTAGAGGGAGATGGGACTGTTTGCTGTCTGGATAAGGTGCAATTCCATCCTCACAGGTGACAGAGAAATTAAGATCTggtattaaaaatgtaagattgAAATACCTGACTTTTTTCATAGTAATTAGTGCTGATCTATATAAATTATGTATAGCCTCATAATACTTTGTGCTCAGATGCAATGGCATAAACCTGGATAATCTCCAAGACACAGGATGGTTTAATCAAGACCTGCaaaatttaaaggaattatATGAATATAGTTTGTGTATAATTGGTATGTTTAGCTTCCAAACTCGCAGTTCCCACAGTTGGTTGAAGTGTGGAAACATTTGCCAAATATACACAATAGACCTCTGTTACTGCTTAAAATATATATCCTCTAATTACACCAAATATTCATGGCTAGATGCCAGTTGAGGCAACCATATAACTTGACTGctgtaaatgaaattaaaaacaatagcAGCCAGCTGAGCCACTGTACACAGCGAATACCATGTACTTCGCTGTATCATCAATGTATTTTTGaataatctgctttttaaaataaaatatagagCCTACTTTCTTTCAGCAAGATCACTTTAAATTATTCTGGCAGTCAAGGGGGTCTTTTAAATGGATATAAATGTAAATGCGACATAAATGGAAATATGATGTGATATATTTCTAAGCAAAAATATCTCAGGATGTTATAGTGAATTTAATATGTTCTAAATTTGACATGGATAAATGcctaagaaattaaaattatttgggttgcCAGTATTTAAAAGTGAAACACCATGCCTTGTGCTGTCTTATAAATAGTGTAGAATATTGAGTAGCAGTGTGTTCCTGTGCATTAAAATTCCATGTATTTCTCTACTGgaagataatttaatttaaaaggagTTTTCTGTGCTTGAGAACAGAGGCAGAatgtagaaaattaattatatgaCAGAAGGTTCTTTCAGAGCTTTggcattttgtattttatgagATTTCCTTTTTCGTTATGCTTCTCTATGGAATGTGTTGTTAATAACTTGACAAGGGTCTCccaaaattatttctctctcactttgcaacaattttcatatttcaaaggATATGTGTTTTCACAATGAGATACAATGTACAAAAACAgccatttttttattaagaatgTCACAGAGGGTTTTTCCCGTTACAGAAAGTCACTGTgaattttatggcttttttcctctcctttttgttttcttttttttaaagcactttctTTCAATGtagtgcaaaaagaaaattcactcACCTGAGAAACTTTCCAGTTAGTTTGCTGAAAAATTTTGACCAAGCTGAATTAGATGCTTATACAGAGTAAGTATGGAGGAACTTTAGAGGAGCCTGCTGGTGCTCAAGTGTGTCCTAAGATTTGGAGGTCTCCAGTGGGATAGCAACGTAATTCTTCCTAGATCAACATTTCTCCTGCTTGAGGTACAGTCTCAAATCATGCAGGCCATCTGACACTGTGTCATACTATCTCCTGATAGTATCTCAGTTGTTTTTTGCCCACCAGCACCTGAAAAACAGGGTAAACTGTAAATGGAAGCATTCCTTCTGTTCATCCTTGTTAAGCTCAGGAGCCATttttcctcagcactgctgtcctAGGATCAGGCTTTTCGTGTTTCCTCACTTCCCTGCAAGAAGCCTTTCTGAGCCTCTGCTAAGGACGCAGGTTTGTGCTTTGTCACACAAATAGCACAGAGCACACTGCCTGTAATGACAGTGGAAATGAACACTGTGTAAAGACtgttctgcaggaaaaggcaTTTGGAGAATTTCAGAGGCAAAATCATGGCTCTTCTGAAGAATTTGTTATGAGGACAGAGATAAAAGTAGTCTCTCTGAGGTGCTGACCTGACATCTGCAGGGTGTAGCTCAGACCTACTGAGAGCAGTATTTTTGTCTTTGGTTTCATGACTTGACGCTAGAGTTCTCCAAAGCTTTCCCCTCCCAACAGCCAGCTACAGTAATGatgctctttttcattttcagagttCCAGCATGGCTTCTTCTCTATATGCTAAATTTCTTTACAGGATAAGCTGACAGGTTTCATGtttcactgtaatttttcagtcattctggattgatatttatttcttctatgTGCTGTTTTGTCAAACGTCCCACACTTCAGCACATGTGGATTCCTGTCTCAAAAGCTTGAAGAtcccttttattctttcaggCTTGTAGAAAAGTTTTActgacagaaaaacagaacagtgaGTGATCTATAATGTATCTTATTATTTATGTGTCATACATTTCATGTCAAATCTCCAGCCTTAAATGACAAATGTAACTATTTAATAAGCATCAGTATTTGCTTCATTTGTCAGTTATTTTAGCATCTTAAACGTCACTTTGAACGACCACAAACATTTAACATTTCTGCATAATTTAAATAAACCAGCGTATTTGTATACCATGTTAATACATACATCTCTATtcctattttgctttttttttttttccaaagaaatgttGTGTCATTGTTACTATGAACAGTAATTCATGACTTTTACATCAACATTAAAAAAGGGTAATAAGAAAGGAAGATTAATTGACAACGAAACCTGCCTTTGGTAGGctaagagaaaactgaaaataaaaaaatatatatctatatgtatATAATCTACCCTGTCATTATGACCACATAAAGTGATAAGATttaaaccaggaaaacaaatcaacaTGACAGAACCCCCAAGGGACTTGAGCTGATGCTCACTGCATCTCATCACTGATGAAGGTGTGAAGGGATAAGGGCTCATATATTCTGACTCTGTGGTCTTGCACTACAGTACCAGCTATTATTAATGGTCCTAATGGGAAAATTTGATGCTGATTCATATTCAGAATGTAAATCAGTATATCTTTCAATCCAGATCTCTATATCAAATTCTCATTTTGACCTCAGAGAAATGTTCTCACATCAATGGAACTGAGAATTTTCTTAAAGTTAACCATTTGCCTAGGCATTCTACTGAATAAAACTGCATTACTGGCTGGCAGCTCAGTCTTTcctaaaaatcagatttcatgTATAagctttttacagaaataaGTTAATGGCATAtagttttttggctttttttttttttttcttcttttcgTCTGGAttcttctctgatttttctttctcagccttATAATGCTTCAGTTTAAAGATTTCCTTCCTACTTCTTTGTATCAAAGGAT is a window of Sylvia atricapilla isolate bSylAtr1 chromosome 4, bSylAtr1.pri, whole genome shotgun sequence DNA encoding:
- the NPY1R gene encoding neuropeptide Y receptor type 1, whose product is MNNSVLAPPGNISGHLNLSEMNSQILQFEDEDCHVPLAMVFTLALAYGTVIILGVSGNLALIVIILKQKEMRNVTNILIVNLSFSDLLVTIMCLPFTFVYTLMDHWIFGEAMCKLNPFVQCASITVSVFSLVLIAIERHQLIINPRGWRPNNRHAYMGIAAIWILATASSLPFLIYHVLTDEPFRNVTFDEYKDKYVCLDLFPLDTARLSYTTTLLVIQYFGPLCFIFICYLKIYIRLKKRNNMMDKMRDSKYRSSETKRINIMLISIVVAFAVCWLPLTIFNIVFDWNHEILPVATCSHNLLFLICHLTAMISTCVNPIFYGFLNKNFQRDLQFFFHFCHFHSREEDYETIAMSTMHTDVSKTSLKQASPITFKKISSDDDERI